TGGGGACCAGGAATTACAGAAGAAAGACTTCTCACAGTGAAAGCGGACCCGGAGACGGGGGAAGGACAGGCTCGTGGAGGGTAACAAGACCTGTATTGAACAGAAGCCTTTGTATCCCATGCAAAAGGAATGCAGAGGCGTGTTTTATATGCTGGCTTTTTTGCCCGGATGTTGTGATTGCAAGGACCATCCCGCCAGCCATCGACCTCGAATACTGCAAGGGTTGTGGGATCTGCGCCGAGGAATGTCCTACAAAGGCTATAACAATGGTGGATGAGTCGGAATTTGCCGACGAAAATGACAAGGGGTAGACGCCATGCATATTATTGAAAACGGAAATGTTGCTGCAGCACTCGGCGTCAGGCTCTGCGGGGTAAATGTGATTGCCGCATATCCGATAACACCTCAGACGCCGGTAACGGAGAAACTCTCGGAATGGGTTGAAGCGGGCGAAATGAAGGCCGAATATATTCCGGTCGAAAGCGAGCATTCGGCGCTGTCCGTCTGCATTGCCGCAACCTCGGCAGGTGCAAGATCATTTACGGCGACAAGCTCCAACGGTCTTCTATATATGCATGAACAGGTGCAATGGGCATCCGGTGCAAGGCTTCCCATCGTCATGTGTGTTGTAAACCGTGCAGTGGGGGCACCTTGGAACGTCTGGAACGACCAGCAGGACTCGATATCACAGCGTGATACCGGGTGGATGCAGATGTACGCAAGTGACCATCAGCAGATAATCGATACGGTAATAAAGGCATATTACCTGGCTGAGAAGACGAGCATTCCTATCATGGTATGTTATGACGGATATATACTATCGCATACATACATGCCCTTTGAAGTGCCTGATGCGGATAAGGTCAAAGCGTTCCTCCCGCCGTTCAAGCCGGACTATGCGCTTGACCCGAATGATCCGGCCAACCTCAACACTGTCACGCTCCCGGATGTCAGGATGGATGTCAGGGGCGAACTTGCGCACGGATACATGGAGATAAGATATCTGCTTCAGGAAGAACTGAGGGGGGCTCTGGCCGTAGCGGCAGAGACGGAAAAACGGTTTGACGAGATATTCGGCAGGGGAGGCGATCCTTACATAGAGCCTTATCTCTGCGATGATGCAGAGTATGTGGCCGTAGGGCTTGGTTCCGTAACATATCAGCTCAGGGTGGCTGTTGACGCCTTAAGGGCTGAGGGCATAAAGGTCGGCGTCATGGGAATTAAATTCTACAGGCCATTCCCCGACGAGGCCATAGCAAAGGCATTGAAGGGCAGAAAAGGCGTCATCGTCTATGAAAAGGCGCTCAGCTACGGCTATGAAGGCGCTCTTGCTTCGGATCTGAAATCCGCTCTTTATGACAGCCTTGCCGGGACAGGCTCAATGCCATATGTCCAGAATTTTGTTCTCGGCATAGGCGGACGCGATATAAAGACCCATGATCTTACAGAAACGCTGAGGGCTGCTACGAAAGGCAGAGTTGCCAAAGAGCCGGTATGGATCGGGCTCAAGCTATAGGAGAATTCACATGCAGGCTAAGACAACAATACTGAATTTACCGACGGAAGAATTTGTACAGCCCGGAACAAGGGCTTGTACAGGCTGCGGTCTTGCAATCGCGTACAGGATAGGACTCAAGGCCCTTGGCAAAGACACGATTCTGGTGGTGCCGCCGAGCTGCCTGACCGTGCTTCAGGGACTCTTTCCTGTAGCCTCGACAAAGCTCCCCTGTCTTAATGTGACATTCGCTTCAACAGCGGCGGCCGCATCTGGAGTACTGGCAACGCTCAGGGCATTGGGTAAAGATAATGTGAGAGTTGCCGGCTGGGCCGGTGATGGAGGTACAAGCGACATTGGGCTTCAGGCTCTTTCCGGTGCAGCAGAGAGAGGAGAGAAATTCATATATTTCTGTTATGACAACGAGGGATATATGAATACGGGCGTGCAGCGCTCGGGTACCACGCCGATAGGTGCTGTTACCGCCAATACGCCGCTGAAGGGAAAGCTACAGAACAAAAAGGACGTTCCGGCAATCATGGCCGCCCACAATCTAAGCTATGTGGCCGCATGTTCCGCTGCCTATCCTCTGGACCTTTATGACAAGATTAAAAAATGCATCGACATGCCTGGAACCAAATATTTTCATATACATATACCATGTCCTCCCGGATGGGGGTTCGACCCCAGATACGGGATTAAAATAGGCAGACTGGCTGTAGAAACAGGCTATTACGACCTTTATGAGGTGGTAAATGGAGAGTTCAAGCTCACCGCCGCTTCCGAAAAGCTTGTGGAAAAACGTAAACTCACACCAGTCAGGGACTATTTCAGGGCGCAGTCAAGGTTCAAGACGCTTACCGAACAACAGATATCAGATATACAGCAGGCAATCGATGCCAAATGGTCCGGGTATTATAAAAAGGATGAGGAATGAAAAAGCCCGCCGGATGGCGGGCTTTTTTTATAATTCAATGCAGTCTTACATCGGTGATGCATCAAATATTTTCAGCAGATGGCTGATTTCAGCGTTACCATATTGAGATTGCCGCCAGACATGATCATGACCACTTTCTTGCCGGCAAGCCTGTCCTTTATCTTGACTGCCGCCATGATGGATGCGGCTCCGGCCCCTTCGGCCAGGTTGTGCGTTGTATCAAGAGCAAGTTTGATGCCTTCCAGGATCTCTTCTTCGCTCAGGAGTATTACATCGCTGATTGTGTCCTTGAGTATTATGTAAGGCAGGTTGAAGACGCTCCTTGCCGCAAGCCCGTCCGCAACCGTGTGCGCATCATCCAGAATAACGATCTCGCCTTTTTTCCAGGAGCTGTAGAACGAAGGGGCGTTTCGCGCCTCAACGCCGATGATCTCTATTCCAGGCTTGAAGGCTCGCGCCGTTTTAATCAGAGATGCACAGCCTGCTCCGCCCCCTATCGGGCAGATGATCGTATCGACATCGGGCAGGTCTTCGAGTATTTCGAGCCCCATCGTGGCAAGACCGTTCAATATTTCAGGTTCGTTGCCCTGCTGGACATAATAGTAGCCTGCACTGTCCACGAGTTCTTCACAGTAGGTCTGGGCATCGTAGAAATCTTCGCCGTGTACTATAAGTTCTGCACCATAGCTTTCGATTGTCCGGTTTATTTCAGGGTTGTTGTTTTCAGGAACGACGACAGTACAGGGCACATGGGAAAACTGACCTGCCCATGCCATGGCCAAACCGTGATTGCCCCTTGTCGCTACTAGGATGCCGTTCTCAAGCTCTTCCTTTGACATGTGATGATAGAAATTAAGGGCGCCCCTTATCTTGAACGACCCGGTCGGGTTATGGTTTTCATGCTTTATGTATGCATCGCAGCCTATCAACCTTGAAAGTTCTGAATAGCAGATGAGGTTTGTCCTGTTCAGATATCTGTAAATTACGGACCTGGCCATCAACGCCCTTGTCAGGTTCACCTGTTCACTCAGCGCTTCGTATTTTTTTATCATTCAGTCCTCCCTCCCTGATAATGAATTAAAGTCTGTAGCCTGTCTGTCTGGATTTGCCCTTTAAAAGGTTTATTGCAAAACCCAGTACCAAACCTAATATAATAAATCCTCCTCCGATGAGAGTAAATTTAATCCTTTCGGAGAGCTTCAGTTCACGGTTCTCCTTCAACAGTTCTTCAAGCTGTCCGGCCTTCAGTTTTTCAGCTTCGGCAAGCTTGTTGTATGACTGCTCGAGATTCAGATAATCGCTGGATGCCTCTTTCAACTTATTGAAGGCGTTCTTTGATTTCTGTATTTCGAGGGCGGAATTGCTCAACTTGTATTTGAGTTCGCGGTTTTCTTTTTCAAGCGCCTTGTTCGATTCCTGAAACATCCTTACGGAATCGTTCTGGGAGGCAATCTTTGCATTGAGCTGCTCGATAATAAGGCTCCTGGGCGATTCGTTTGTCAGGTATGATAAAGATGCCCAGCCCTCAACGCCCTTCGGGGTAACCACTTTCACCCAGTTTCCTGACTGGTCCCTTACCTCCAGGTAGTCATCGGAACTGGCATAACCAGCGGCAGGGGAAGAGTCGGCCGGGGATTTCTTCAATGCAAGGGTTACGCGCTCCTTCACGTAATAGCCTCTTGCTTCGAGCATGCCGCAGGGTATCACGAAAAGGACCGCCGCAACCAATATCAGGATTATGAATTCTCTCATTATCGTTTCAGTTCCTTGATTATTTCTTCAAGTTTAGCCCTTGTGTCGTTCTCAAGATTATCAAGACGCTCTTTCGTATCCGCCTCGAACCTTAAAACGATTACAGGCTGAGTGTTTGAAGGCCTTGCCAGTCCCCATCCTCTTTTGTCCTCAAAACGCACACCGTCGATATCTATGCATGAAGGATATTTATCCTTTGCATAACACGTAAATTCTTCAACCGCCTTAAATTTTATTTCATCAGGGCAGTGGAAGCGGATTTCAGGGGTGTTATGCATCTTTGGAAGGTCATCGAATACAGCCTGCGGGGCGGGTGCTTTCGAAAGGACTTCGACAAGCCTGGCTGCAGCATAGATGCCATCATCGAAACCATACCACCTGTCTTTGAAGAATATATGTCCGCTCATCTCTCCTGCAAGTGCGGCGTTTTCTTCTTTCAGCCGGGCCTTCATCAGGGAATGTCCCACCTTGCCCATAACAGGGACTCCTTTTGAGGCCTTGATTCTTTCAAACAGAACTTTTGAGCACTTCACCTCTCCGATGATCTTTTCGCCGGGTTTCTCCTCAAGTATGGCATCGGCGAGGACGGCTGTTATCATGTCCCCGTAGACGACTTTTCCTGAGGCGTCCACTACGCCTATACGGTCGGCGTCGCCGTCAAGTCCTATGCCTATGTCTGCGCCGGTTTCGAGTACCTTATTTCTGAGCATCTCCACTCCCTCGGCTATGGTCGGGTCAGGGTGGTGGTTCGGGAAGTTGCCGTCGGGCTCAAGGCATATGCCCGTTACATCCATGCCGAGCCGCTCAAGGACCGCCAGGGCAGGTCTTCCCCCTGCCCCGTTGCCGGGGTCGAGGACTATTTTGAGTTTATTAGGGCAGGTCCTGATGCGTGAAACAATGTCTTCTATATATTCAGGGATAAGGTCATAAGAGGATGCAACACCTTCCCCTTTTACCCTGGTCCCCTTTTCCATATATGTCTTGATCTTCTGGATTTCACTGCCGTAGATTGTTGTTTTTCCCAGTGCTATCTTGAATCCGTTGTTGTCGGGCGGGTTATGCGATCCGGTAATCGCAACACCGCCTTCAATGTCGAGCCTGAAAAGTGCGAAATACATTACGGGTGTTGGCACAAGGCCGATATCTATAACGTCAATGCCGCTTGCGGTTATGTTTCTGACCATTATCTCTTTGAACCGCGGGGAACTCAGTCGGGCATCCATACCCACCACAACCTTTTTTACGCCGTGATCCGTCCAGTATGCCCCAAGTGCGTTTGCAAGCCCTGATACGAAATAATCATCAAGATCTTTGTCAACGATGCCTCTTATATCGTATTCTCTGAACACCTGTGGATTCATCAAACCTCCGAATTCATTCGCCGTTGTTTTTTTAAATAAATGGGAGATGAGAGTCAATGTCAAATGAAAAGGGTTTTAAAAGTGTCTTATCTTATAGCCTTTAAGCGCATCAGCAAAAAATTTTCGCAGCAAACAGAACTTGACATTGCGGGGGTTTGCATTTCTTATCCCCTCATGAACATTCTGCTCATATATCCGCCTGTAGCCAAACCTTCCGAACCGCCGACAGGCATTGCCAGGCTGGCCGGATTTTTAAATGACAACGGCGTCGGAGTAAAAACAATAGATGCATCCCTTTATGGACTGCTTAACCTTATGAACCCGGAAGGCCTCCCGGATGACATCTGGACATCGAGGTCCTCGAGAAGGCTTCAGAGGAATCTGGC
This genomic window from Desulfomonilia bacterium contains:
- a CDS encoding 4Fe-4S binding protein, whose protein sequence is MGTRNYRRKTSHSESGPGDGGRTGSWRVTRPVLNRSLCIPCKRNAEACFICWLFCPDVVIARTIPPAIDLEYCKGCGICAEECPTKAITMVDESEFADENDKG
- a CDS encoding threonine/serine dehydratase, coding for MIKKYEALSEQVNLTRALMARSVIYRYLNRTNLICYSELSRLIGCDAYIKHENHNPTGSFKIRGALNFYHHMSKEELENGILVATRGNHGLAMAWAGQFSHVPCTVVVPENNNPEINRTIESYGAELIVHGEDFYDAQTYCEELVDSAGYYYVQQGNEPEILNGLATMGLEILEDLPDVDTIICPIGGGAGCASLIKTARAFKPGIEIIGVEARNAPSFYSSWKKGEIVILDDAHTVADGLAARSVFNLPYIILKDTISDVILLSEEEILEGIKLALDTTHNLAEGAGAASIMAAVKIKDRLAGKKVVMIMSGGNLNMVTLKSAIC
- a CDS encoding transketolase C-terminal domain-containing protein — encoded protein: MHIIENGNVAAALGVRLCGVNVIAAYPITPQTPVTEKLSEWVEAGEMKAEYIPVESEHSALSVCIAATSAGARSFTATSSNGLLYMHEQVQWASGARLPIVMCVVNRAVGAPWNVWNDQQDSISQRDTGWMQMYASDHQQIIDTVIKAYYLAEKTSIPIMVCYDGYILSHTYMPFEVPDADKVKAFLPPFKPDYALDPNDPANLNTVTLPDVRMDVRGELAHGYMEIRYLLQEELRGALAVAAETEKRFDEIFGRGGDPYIEPYLCDDAEYVAVGLGSVTYQLRVAVDALRAEGIKVGVMGIKFYRPFPDEAIAKALKGRKGVIVYEKALSYGYEGALASDLKSALYDSLAGTGSMPYVQNFVLGIGGRDIKTHDLTETLRAATKGRVAKEPVWIGLKL
- a CDS encoding thiamine pyrophosphate-dependent enzyme, with the translated sequence MQAKTTILNLPTEEFVQPGTRACTGCGLAIAYRIGLKALGKDTILVVPPSCLTVLQGLFPVASTKLPCLNVTFASTAAAASGVLATLRALGKDNVRVAGWAGDGGTSDIGLQALSGAAERGEKFIYFCYDNEGYMNTGVQRSGTTPIGAVTANTPLKGKLQNKKDVPAIMAAHNLSYVAACSAAYPLDLYDKIKKCIDMPGTKYFHIHIPCPPGWGFDPRYGIKIGRLAVETGYYDLYEVVNGEFKLTAASEKLVEKRKLTPVRDYFRAQSRFKTLTEQQISDIQQAIDAKWSGYYKKDEE
- a CDS encoding TIGR04211 family SH3 domain-containing protein, with translation MREFIILILVAAVLFVIPCGMLEARGYYVKERVTLALKKSPADSSPAAGYASSDDYLEVRDQSGNWVKVVTPKGVEGWASLSYLTNESPRSLIIEQLNAKIASQNDSVRMFQESNKALEKENRELKYKLSNSALEIQKSKNAFNKLKEASSDYLNLEQSYNKLAEAEKLKAGQLEELLKENRELKLSERIKFTLIGGGFIILGLVLGFAINLLKGKSRQTGYRL
- a CDS encoding phosphomannomutase/phosphoglucomutase; translation: MNPQVFREYDIRGIVDKDLDDYFVSGLANALGAYWTDHGVKKVVVGMDARLSSPRFKEIMVRNITASGIDVIDIGLVPTPVMYFALFRLDIEGGVAITGSHNPPDNNGFKIALGKTTIYGSEIQKIKTYMEKGTRVKGEGVASSYDLIPEYIEDIVSRIRTCPNKLKIVLDPGNGAGGRPALAVLERLGMDVTGICLEPDGNFPNHHPDPTIAEGVEMLRNKVLETGADIGIGLDGDADRIGVVDASGKVVYGDMITAVLADAILEEKPGEKIIGEVKCSKVLFERIKASKGVPVMGKVGHSLMKARLKEENAALAGEMSGHIFFKDRWYGFDDGIYAAARLVEVLSKAPAPQAVFDDLPKMHNTPEIRFHCPDEIKFKAVEEFTCYAKDKYPSCIDIDGVRFEDKRGWGLARPSNTQPVIVLRFEADTKERLDNLENDTRAKLEEIIKELKR